One Dromiciops gliroides isolate mDroGli1 chromosome 3, mDroGli1.pri, whole genome shotgun sequence DNA segment encodes these proteins:
- the CDC42EP5 gene encoding cdc42 effector protein 5: protein MPILKQLGPAVPKKRLDRDAISAPLGDFRHTMHVGRGGDAFGDTSFLSRHGGGGGGAGAPTPSPGPSPGPSPAPSAAPSPARPALPPPTAPQPPRPSESQPEPRSTVGDPFLSFCLDLGPSLLEEVLGVMDRGALADAGAAPSASNGGLRTSQPGFGSEEDLDEVIGL, encoded by the coding sequence aTGCCCATCCTGAAACAGCTGGGCCCAGCCGTGCCCAAAAAGCGTCTGGATCGAGATGCCATCTCAGCCCCACTGGGTGACTTTCGGCACACCATGCATGTGGGACGTGGGGGCGATGCCTTCGGGGACACGTCCTTCCTAAGCCGCCacggcggcggcgggggcggggccggggCCCCCACTCCGTCTCCTGGCCCCTCCCCAGGTCCCTCTCCAGCCCCCTCCGCTGCTCCATCCCCAGCGCGCCCAGCCCTACCACCCCCTACTGCTCCCCAGCCCCCACGGCCCTCTGAAAGCCAGCCTGAGCCCCGGTCGACTGTTGGAGACCCTTTTCTGTCCTTCTGCCTGGATCTGGGGCCCTCTCTCCTAGAGGAGGTGCTAGGGGTGATGGATCGCGGGGCCCTAGCAGATGCAGGGGCTGCCCCGAGTGCCTCCAACGGTGGGCTGAGGACCTCCCAGCCGGGCTTCGGCTCCGAGGAGGACCTGGATGAAGTTATCGGTCTGTAG
- the LENG9 gene encoding leukocyte receptor cluster member 9 yields MEEAGAPAPICRFYLEGRCHFGARCRLPHPGAGAGAGAGAGAEAQPGPQSEPEGKKPSMKTAQAVIDRIRWDPHLDPADFSVGYLDRFLGVQEEPFTAFCWDLELAALGPGVLAVPQHRIRYFRHRGRLVWDRASRTDLVFGSAAGRGTTILDGLAAAGAPGDEGPGGPEEDDGPGEAGAASRPGTDLWPSSSSQTGGGTPDGSAGPELETTRDAEGRQGPRPTHFVALMITDRELREAVASAQARLLAAEPSTGSSLVGLDALHLTLVLLRLAGPGELAAAAGALRRLVWAPNFHYPAAVHFQNLACLDHRIIYSVPSPGLEGLAHALAQELKAEGLQVLEPTSQELGPHLTLAKLPRGSPGRLFLPEAQGGTRLGSQVVDGFQLCSVGGLQGTGGRYSPLAQIPLSPRPQPEALSSQLALPSTP; encoded by the coding sequence ATGGAGGAGGCTGGGGCCCCGGCGCCCATCTGCCGGTTCTACCTGGAGGGGCGCTGCCACTTCGGGGCACGCTGCCGGCTCCCCCACcccggagccggagccggggccggggccggggccggggccgagGCTCAGCCCGGGCCGCAGTCGGAGCCCGAGGGTAAGAAGCCCTCCATGAAGACCGCCCAGGCGGTGATCGACCGCATCCGCTGGGACCCTCACCTGGACCCTGCCGATTTCTCCGTGGGCTACCTGGACCGCTTCCTCGGGGTGCAGGAGGAGCCCTTCACCGCCTTCTGCTGGGACCTGGAGCTGGCCGCGCTCGGCCCCGGGGTGCTGGCCGTGCCCCAGCACCGCATCCGCTACTTCCGACACCGCGGCCGCCTCGTGTGGGACCGCGCCTCCCGCACCGACCTCGTCTTCGGCTCGGCAGCGGGCCGCGGGACCACCATCCTGGACGGACTCGCCGCGGCCGGCGCCCCGGGCGACGAGGGGCCCGGCGGCCCCGAAGAGGATGACGGGCCCGGAGAGGCGGGAGCGGCCAGTCGGCCCGGGACGGACCTCTGGCCGAGCAGCAGCTCCCAGACTGGGGGAGGGACCCCCGACGGCAGCGCGGGGCCAGAGCTAGAGACCACGCGCGACGCGGAAGGCCGCCAGGGACCCCGGCCCACGCATTTCGTGGCCCTAATGATAACTGACCGGGAGCTTCGGGAGGCCGTGGCCAGCGCCCAGGCTCGCCTGCTAGCCGCAGAGCCCTCCACGGGCAGCAGCCTGGTGGGTCTCGATGCCCTCCACCTTACTTTGGTCTTGCTGCGCCTGGCAGGCCCCGGGGAGTTGGCTGCGGCTGCGGGGGCACTGAGACGCTTAGTCTGGGCCCCCAACTTCCACTACCCAGCGGCCGTTCATTTCCAGAACTTGGCTTGTTTAGACCACAGAATCATCTACTCTGTCCCAAGCCCTGGCCTCGAGGGCTTGGCTCATGCCTTGGCGCAGGAGTTGAAGGCTGAAGGGCTTCAGGTTCTGGAGCCCACAAGCCAGGAGCTGGGTCCTCACCTCACTTTGGCCAAACTGCCAAGGGGAAGCCCTGGGCGCTTGTTCCTGCCGGAGGCCCAGGGCGGAACAAGGCTGGGCAGCCAAGTCGTGGACGGGTTTCAGTTGTGCTCTGTAGGTGGGCTGCAAGGAACTGGGGGCCGCTACTCCCCATTGGCCCAGATCCCCCTCAGTCCCCGCCCCCAGCCCGAGGCGCTCAGCTCTCAGCTGGCCTTACCCAGCACACCTTGA